The following is a genomic window from Thermostichus vulcanus str. 'Rupite'.
GGCTTCCAGACCATCCAACAACTCATCGGTTTGCCGCAACCAAGCATAAATGGCCCAAATGGCATGGCGCTTCGGTCGAGGCAACAACAGGGATCCCAGATAAAAAGTTTTGGCGTGCTTGGCCGTAATCTGGCGACAGAGGGCGATGGATTGATCAAGCGGACTCATCTGGCTCATCTCCAGGGGCGCAGGGCCAGGGCAAAACAGGGATCCGGACAAGAAAGGCACATCATAAACACTACGGGAAAGGGGACACAGTAGATCAGCCTAGGTAGCAAAGTCGGGGGAAATCCGGGTGGAGGCTTCTCTAATTGGTAGCGATTTAAACGCTGGATGCCGTGAGTGTCGGAGGGGTGGAGGATGTCGGGGTTTTGGTCGCCGGGATCCCTTTGCTGATGGCCTCAGCTGCCCATTTGCCGGAGAGAATCGCTCCCTCCATGCTGCCTAGGAAAGGTTGCCGGGTGTAGCTGCCCGCCAAAAAGAAGTTGGGAATTGGGGTGACTTGGGTAGGGCGGTATTGCTGTCTGCCGGGAATGGCTTTGTAAACCGAGCGCGGTGTTTTCACCACCACCCATTTCCGGATTTGAGCCGGGTTGGGGCCGCACAAGTGTTGCGGGAAGAGCTTTTTCAGTTCTTCGAGGGTGGCAGACAGAATCTCCTCATCGCTGCGTTCAATCCATTCAGCAGCAGGAGCCAGCACCAACTCCAACATGGAGCGTTCTGGGTCGGCATACGCTCGACAGGTATTGCTCATGTCGGCGTACACGCTCAGTAGCGGAGAACGAGAAAACAAAGAGTGATCAATCTCCGTCAGCTTGCGGTCAAACCAAAGTTGCAGGCTAATCACCGGCACCCCTTCCAATTCCTGCAACTGCTGAAAATAGGGGATCCCTCTCCATTCAGCAGGCAGCAATTCCTTGAGTGGATCCACCGAAAGGGCGGAAACATAGGCATCGGCAGTGATGTCCATCGGCACGGATCCCTGTGAATCTTGTCGAGCAAAACGAAATCCTTGCACGCTCCCATCTGAGTTGAGGGCAATCTCCTGTAAAGCCCTATTGAGATGCACTTCGCCACCACGGGCCACAATGTAGTCCACCATCGGCTGACACAGACGTTCTGGTGGTGCGCCGTCTAGGTAGGCAATTTTGGAGCCATCTTTTTGCTGGAGGAAGCGATTGAGAGCGGTCAGCGGCACTGTAGCCGAGATTTCGTCGGGATTGATAAAGGCGAGCGCCTTGGAAACGGCGATGAAAATGTCGGTATTCACTCGTTCGTCGATACCCTGCCGCTGCAACCATTCCAGCAAGCTGTAGCGATCCATCTGCTCCACATACTCTTGCCCCCGAATCATGGCTGGGATCAGGCCCATGGCAAACTTCACCTTTTCTGCCCAGGTGAGCATGTCGTTGTTGCGCAAAATAGCGACAATGGCGTTCCAAGGGGCAGGGATATCCGGCAAATCGAAGCGGGAATAGGTGCCTGGCTTGTCCGGTTGGTTAAAGATTAGAGCGTGTTGCTTCCATTGGAGACGGTCAGAAATGCCCAGCTCCCGAAACAGTTGCAAGGTATTGGGATAGGCTCCAAAAAAGTTGTGCAGCCCCGTCTCGACCCAATCCCCATCGGCATCTTTCCAGGCGGCTACCAGCCCCCCAAGCACATCCCGCCGTTCGAAGAGGATCGGTTGATGCCCGGCATCACAGAGATACTTGGCACAGGCCAGCCCAGCTAGCCCTCCTCCAGCAATGGCAACGCGCATGATTCTGATGACAAAGGAACAATTTCATTCTATTTGCAAACCGTTACAATTGCTCGGTCTGCCAGTGGTGGGCAAGGGTGGGCAGGAGACGCTGCCGTTGGGAGCGCTGAAGAACCCGTGGGGATCCCTAGCCGATTGCGGGAGCCAACCCAATAAGCCTCACTACCCAGAAACTGTCTTTCGCCGAATACTTGACTGATGCCGATGGGGCAATCATTGCAACTGGAGGACTAGGGGATCCCTTGCCAATGGTTTCCCGAGCTGGTTCTGACGCCTGAACCAATTTCGGGAGGCAAACTCTGAGTTCTGAACCTAGCGGCGGTAGCTCAACTGCCCAGAAACCGTCCGCACTGGACGACGTTTGCGCCAGCGTTTCCAACTAGAGACCATCCAATCGCTGAGGGTGTGGTTCATGGATCCCAGTTCTAGGCCCATACCAATCCAAAACAGCAGCTCGGCATGCACTTGTAGCAGTTGCCAAAGATCGCTGCGCCACACCCAAGGTTGCCACATCCACCAGCCCAACCGGGATCCCAACCAAGCCCACAAAAGCCCAAACCCCCCTACCCACAAGCCCAAGTACAGCACCCGCACCGCCGTACCCAGAATCGGCCCATGGGACCAAAGGGAGCGATGCCGCATCCACTTGCGGTAGGGCAGCCAAATCCAGCGCAAGAACAGCCAGCGTTGATACTGCCGAGAATGGGTATCCAGATCCCCAGAAAACATCAGGCCACTGAACAGATAAGCGGATCCCACAGCCAAAGCAACGGTGGTACTGTTTCCCAGCAAACCGGCAGCCACAGTGATGGTTGGAGCCGTCCAGAGGGTAATGCGGTCGTGGGTGGATCCCAGCGGCATAGGGCAAGGGTACGCAACTGCGGCTTAGTCTACCCGCTCGATGGGGAGAAAGCTTGCCCTCACCCGGGATCCCCTATCCCTGCCTCGACGCGAGAGCCAGACGAGAAAGCCCAAAGCAACGCTACAGTAACGCTACAGTAAAGTTCTCAGGAAAGTTCTCGGGATCCCTTGCACAGCCATGACTGCCCCCCTGATCCAAAACCGCGACCTTCTGGAAAACCGCCTCAAAGAGCTTCCTGCCGAACCTGGAGTGTATTTGATGCGGGATGCTACGGATCAGATTCTCTATGTCGGCAAGTCAAAAAAGTTGCGCTCGCGGGTGCGCTCCTACTTCCGGTTTACCAGTGATCTGTCTCCTCGTATTCAGCGCATGGTGATGCAGGTTTGTGAGATTGAATTTATCGTCACGGACAATGAAAGTGAAGCCTTAGCCCTAGAAGATAACCTGATCAAAACCCATCAGCCTCCCTATAATGTTCTTCTCAAAGATGATAAAAAATATCCCTATCTGTGCATTACTTGGTCAAATACTTACCCTCATCTTTATATCACCCGTCACCGTCGCCTCAATCAAAATCAAGACAAATACTATGGCCCCTATACTGACGTGGGCTTGCTGCGCTATACCCTTGGTTTAGTGAAGCGCATTTTTCCGCTGCGGCAACGGCCCAAACCGCTCTATAAAGATCGCACCTGTCTCAACTACGATATCGGGCGCTGTCCGGGGGTATGCCAAGGCTTGATCAGCCCGGAGGACTATCGCAAAACCCTATCCCAGGTGGCAATGATCTTTCAGGGCCAAACCGATGAGCTGGTGAAAGAGTTACACCAGAAAATGATCCAAGCCGCAGAACAAGAAAACTACGAAGCTGCGGCCCGCTTCCGAGATCAAATTCGGGGATTGGAACAACTAGGGGAATCCCAGAAGGTTTCCTTGCCCAACTCCACCGTCAGCCGTGATGCGCTGGCCTTGGCCATGAATGATTCCCGGGCTTGCATTCAACTGTTTCAAGTGCGGGTGGGCAAATTGGTGGGGCGCTTGGGCTTCATTGCCGAAAATCAAGGCGATGACCCGGCGTTGATTTTGCAACGGGTGTTGCAAGAGCACTATCAACACTGCGATCCGGTAGAGATCCCGTCGGAGATTTTGACCCAGTATGAGTTGCCGGAACAGGATTTTTTGGAGGCTTGGTTGAGCCAGAAAAAAGGGCGTAAAGTCAGCCTGGTGGCCCCGCAGCGGCAGAGCAAAGCCGAATTAATCGAGTTGGTGGAACGGAATGCTGAACTGGAACTGACCCGTACCCAACGCTTGGCGGATCGGGATGCGGCGGCTCTGGAACGCTTAGCAGAGGTGCTGGACTTGCCGGAAGCCCCGCGGCGGTTGGAAGCCTACGATATTTCCCACATTCAGGGATCCGATGCCGTGGGCAGTCAGGTGGTGTTCATCGATGGGCTGCCCGCCAAGCAGTATTATCGGCGCTACAAAATTCGCAATCCTGAGGTGCGACCCGGTCGTTCCGATGATTTTGCTAGCCATGCGGAGGTGGCGCGGCGTCGCTTTGGCAAAATGACCCCTCAGGATCAACCGGATCTGGTGCTGATCGATGGGGGCAAGGGGCAACTGTCGGCAGTGCTGGCGGTGCTGGCGGATCTGGGTTTGGATCATCTGCCGGTGATCGGGTTGGCCAAGCGGGAGGAGGAGATCTTCTTGCCGGGGGATCCCACCCCCATCCGTCTGGATCCTCAGGATCCGGCCCGGTTATTGTTGCAACGCCTACGGGATGAAGCCCACCGATTTGCCATTACCTTTCATCATCAGCAGCGGAAGGTTCGTCAACAGGCTTCTACGTTAGATGAAATCCCCGGGCTAGGCAAACATCGACAAAAACTTCTACTGGAGGAGTTCCGCTCCATTGCCCGCATCCAGATGGCTTCGGTGGAACAGTTGGCTCAGGTGCCCGGCATTGGCCCGAAGCTTGCCCGGCAGATTTACCTCTACTTTCACCCCGATTCCCAAGCTGAATCTCTAGAGACAGTACAGGTGGGTTAAGGCAATAGCCGGGATCCCGAGGAGCCACCCCGTAAAATTCATCCGAAAACCCTAAAGAATGGTGTACTCATCGAACAGGGATCCCTGCAAATGTGCCCCACTCAGGTTGGCTCCCCGCAAATTGGTACCCCGTAGGTCAGTCTGGCTCAAATTGGCCTCCTCTAAATCTGCCTCCCGTAGGTCACTGGCCCGCAGATCTGCCCCCGCGAGATTGGCTAGCCGCAAACAGGCACGGCGTAAATAGGCATCCGTGAGATTGGCTTGGGGCAACGGCCAGAGGGTACGCGGTTGGTTGAGAATGCGCCAGACCTGCCTCCATTTGCTGTCCAGCTGGGTTTGAGCATCAAGGGTGGTTCCCCGCAAAATGGCTTGTCCCAGGTCAGCCGCCTGCAGATTGGCTCTGCTCAGATCGGCTCCTCCTAGGTGACAGCCGCGTAGGTTAGCGCCGCGCAAATCGGCATGGGCGAGGTTGGCTCCACGCAGATCGGATCCCTCTAGATCCACTTGAAACAGACGAGCTTGTCGTAGGTCAGCCCCTTGTAAGGAGGTGGTGTGGAGAATCGCTCCGCTGAAGTCTGTGGCGGTGAGGTTGGCCCGATCCATCTGGGCAGAGTGAAGATAAGCTCCGTGTAGGTTTGCACCCGCCAAATCCATATCCACCAGGTATCGGGCATCCAGATCCTGCCTAAGGATTTGCCATACCCGTTGCCATTTCTCGGCCATTTGGGTTTCTGGGGTGAGGTGAGCACCCCGCAGCAGGGATCCCTGTAAATTCGCTCCCGTCAAATCAGCTTGGTGCAAATCGGCGCCAGTGAGGCGGGCATAGCTGAGATCGGCCCCCATGAGATTGGCCTGGCGCAAATTGGCTTCGCCCAAATCGGCATGGCTGAGGTTAGCCTGCTGTAAATCTGCTCCCTGCAGATGGGATCCCTCCAGGCGGCTGTAGCTGAGATCGGCATAGCCAAGAATGGCTCCGCTCAAGCGGGCACTGCTCAAATCAGCCCGACTCAAATGGGCTCGCCACAGGTTGGCCTGACGGAGGTTGGCTCGACAGAGATTGGCCTGTTCCAGGTTGGCCTGGCGCAGGTTGGCTTCCCAGAGGGTGGTTCCCACCAAAACCGCCCGGTAGAGCACAACCTCACACAGACGGATCCCTGAGAGATCGGCTCCGCTCAGGTTAATTTCGTGCAGATCGGATCCCCGCAACCCTGTCTGGCTCAAGTCCAATCGCTTGAAATCTCGCTCCCCCTGGGCATAGCGATGCAGCAGTTGCTGGGCTGGATGGAGCATGTTTAGTCTGGGGTGGCAACCGGATCCCGCCCCTGACAGCGACCACAGACGGGGTAGGCAGATGGGTAAAGGGTATCGCGGCGACCAAACCACTTGTAACGGTGATCGCGGATTTGGGCGTACCCTTGATTCGCCAAGGGTTTCAGGCCCGGGATGCCACGGTACAAGCTCAGCCACAGGTCTCCACCGGGCAGGAGGGCGGCGATCTGTTCGGCAGCTGCGGCTCCCTGCCAGCGTTGATTGGACTGTTCCAAGTCGATCAGAATCATGCCCAGCTCAACGTCTGCCGGTTGGATCCCCCATTCCGCCAGGGTAGACGCATCTTGCATGGGAGCGTAACAAAACCGTTGCCCGCGATCCAGGTGTTCCAACACCTTGACCCCGTTGGCGCAGAGGTTGCACAGCCCATCAAAAATGACCAAATACCGCATGATCGTTCCCTCAAGCAACCGTTACGGGTTGTCCCAAAATTTGTGCTTGATACTCGGCTTCCGAGAGCAATTGCTGTGGATGTCGCTGCAAAAACACTCGACCGATCAGATGATCGTATTCATGCTGGAAAATCCGCGCGGGGAAGTCCTGCCAAACCACCCTCTGCCGGGATCCCTGCGGCGTGTAATACTCCACCTCCACCTCCCGCGAGCGGGCCACCAACCCGCGCCGATCCGGTACACTCAAACAGCCTTCCCACCCCAGCACCTGTTCAGAGCTAGCCGCCAGCAGCTGCGGATTGATCATCACCAAAGGCTGCATCTGCGGGGCATCAGGATAACGGGGATTGGGACGAGAGGCGACAATCAGCACCTGCAGCAGGGATCCCACCTGAGGAGCGGCTAACCCCACCCCATTGGAGTCCTTCAAGGTGCTCAACATACTCTCGATTAGGCGGTGCAAATCCGGATCGCGAAAGTGACTCACTGGCTCCGCCACCTGAGTCAGGATGGGATCCCCAATTTGGCGTAGGCGCAAGGTCATGCAAACTCTCGTCAGACAAACTCTCTCCAGTCTAACGGGGATCCCATTCGCGCCAGCGGGACGAAGTCCTCACCTAGCGGTCTTTGCCAGCAGCGGCCAGTTCCAGCACCAGCTTCGAGCGTTTGAGTCCTTCCGGAATCGGGATCGGATAGTTGCCGGTAAAGCAAGCGGAACAAAAGGAACTGGGATCCTTTCCGGTAGCGGCCAGCATGCCTTCCCAGCTTAAGTAGGCCAAAGAATCCACACCAATCTTCTGGGCAATCTCTTCTACAGAATGGTGGGCGGCAATCAGCTGATCTTGGGTATCTGTATCAATGCCGTAGAAGCAAGGGTGGGTGACCGGAGGGCTGGAAATGCGCATATGCACCTCTGTGGCCCCCGCCTGGCGCAAGGCTTTGACAATTTTCTGGCTGGTGGTACCCCGCACAATCGAGTCATCCACGATCACCACCCGCTTCCCCCGCAACACATCGTCTAACGGGTTGAGTTTCATGCGAATGCCCCGCTCCCGCATCGATTGTGTCGGTTGAATGAAGGTGCGGCCCACATAGCGATTTTTGATCAACCCTTCGGTGTAGGGGATCCCCAGTTGACGAGAAAAACCAATCGCTGCCGGCGTGCCGGAATCGGGCACCGACATTACCCAGTCCACCTCTGCCGGAGCTTCCTTGGCCAGTTGTTCCCCCAGGCGCACCCGGTAGGAATAGAGGCTCTCCTCCTGCATCCAGCTATCGGGGCGGGCAAAGTAGATCATCTCAAAAATGCAAAGCTTGGGAGTTGCTTCCGCCCAGCGTTGGGTTTGCAGCCCCTGTCGGGTAATCCACACCAGTTCCCCCGGCTCCACCTGCCGCAGATAGTCGGCCCCAATAATATCGAGAGCACAGGTTTCGGAGGCCAGAACATAGTGCAGGGGATCCGCCTCTGGGTGACTGAGGGTACCGTCGCTACAGATGATCTCTCGTGGCAACAGGTCATCGAGGGCGGGGTTATTGCTCAACAGGCCCAGTACCAAAGGACGCACCCCATGGGGATCCCGTGCCCCGATCAACCCTTCCGGGGTACCGATCACCAGGCTAAAGGCGCCCTGGCACCGTTGCAAAGCCTGACGGGTGGCCCCAAGCCAGTCTTGTCCTTGGTTGACGGCTTGGGCAATGGCATGGGCGATACATTCAGAGTCGGTGCTGCTCACCAAATGCCGATCCTCAGCCTCCAGTTCTTGCCGCAGTTGCTCGGCATTCACCAAATTGCCATTGTGGGCCAAAGCCAAAGGCCCCAAACGGGTTTCGACGATCACCGGCTGGGCATTGGCAATACGACTGGATCCCGTGGTGGAATAGCGGGTATGGCCGACCACCAACTCCCCCGTCAGTTGGGCCAGATTCACTTCATCAAACACCTGGGAAACCAAGCCCATCGCCTTGTGAACTCGGCAAAATTCCCCCTCAAATGTGGCGATCCCAGCCGATTCCTGGCCACGATGCTGCAGGGCGAACAAGCCAAAATAAGCTAGCTTGGCCACATTTTCCCCTGGGGCTAAGGTACCAAACACCCCACACGCTTCCTTCGGCCCTTCCTTGATATCCCCGCTATCCCCTAACTCAGCAGGCTGCACTTGCCCTCCCCATTTGGGAGATAGTTCTGCTCCTGCCCTTACTGTCATGGATCCCCTCGTTGGTGTAGCGACTAACAGTTTAACTTGGCAGGCCGGGAGTGGAGCCGATGCCTGTCTGGGATCAACGCCAGATCAACAGGCTCCTGACAGATCCAACCGCTCAAAACCAACGGAGAGGGTCTCAGATGTTCTAAGGGAATGGGGAGTGGAACTCAAAGGATCCCTTACCAGAAGGAGAATCCTCTAAGTGGAGTAAACACTGCTAATAGTGTTTGCAAAAAACTGGGGCTCTATTTATAGTGTTAGCAGCAAATCCAATCCGCCTGCTTTCCCTTTTTAGGAAGCAGGAAATGTTCCATTTGAATCCATCTGAGCTGAATCGAGCCCAGATCTGTAGCGCAACAACCCCCCAAACTGTGAGGAGCCAGAGCCCATGAAACTCCAGCCTTTGCGATCCCACCCGAGTCAAGCGTTGGCCATTTCTTTAGTTAAAGCCAGTGTAGCCGCTCTCGTGCCGTTGTCACTCCTAGCCTGTCAAGAAGACGCCCGCGAACAGCCCACAGTCACCATCACGCCCATACCGGCGGTGGCTCCAACGCCCAACCCGATCCTGACTCCCAACCCGATCCTAACTCCCAACCCTCTCCCGACCCCACTGCCCTCGCCAGCGCCCACCCCGTTCCCTACCCTCAGCCCCTCTCCCTCCCCCAGCCCCTCCCCCACTGCGACTGGCTCAGCCGAGGCTCCCTCGATTGCCATTGTTGCCCTAACGGATGCACGACAGACCGTGCCCTTTAATGTGTTGGTGGCTGTCACCACTCCTGCCGGTTTGGGTACCGGAATCAGCTTCCGGGTTGAGGTGAAACAAAGCCCCCTGACGCTGACGTTTGATTTCACCGCAGCTGCGGTGGGGTGCCAGGCCAATAGCAAAACCTGCATCGGCACCATCCCCATCACCATTCCCACCACGGTTCCGACGGGAGCTTACGAAGTCACGGTGATGGTGGCTGATACCCAGGGCAAAATAGGTTCCGCCAAAGCCCCCCTGATGGTGTTGCCAGCCCCGAGTGCTTCTCCTTCGCCAACGCCGACCAGTACCGGCACCCCCAATCCCTTCCCTTCGGTGTCACCTGCTCCTAGCCCGAGCCCCAGTCCGACAGTCAGCCCTTCTCCGACAGCTAGCCCAACAGCTACCCCAACCCCCTAGGCCAGTTCTTGAAGCACCTGCCTCAGGGTGGCGATCAAGTGCTCAATATGGGTTTCCTCGATGATCAAGGGTGGGGAGAGCGCAATAATATCCCCAGTGGTGCGGATCAATACCCCGCGCTCATAGCAGCGTAAGAAGGCCTCAAAGGCCCGTGCGGTCGGTCGGCCAGGGATCCCTTCCAGTTCCACGGCGCCGACC
Proteins encoded in this region:
- a CDS encoding thiol-disulfide oxidoreductase DCC family protein; translated protein: MRYLVIFDGLCNLCANGVKVLEHLDRGQRFCYAPMQDASTLAEWGIQPADVELGMILIDLEQSNQRWQGAAAAEQIAALLPGGDLWLSLYRGIPGLKPLANQGYAQIRDHRYKWFGRRDTLYPSAYPVCGRCQGRDPVATPD
- the uvrC gene encoding excinuclease ABC subunit UvrC, encoding MTAPLIQNRDLLENRLKELPAEPGVYLMRDATDQILYVGKSKKLRSRVRSYFRFTSDLSPRIQRMVMQVCEIEFIVTDNESEALALEDNLIKTHQPPYNVLLKDDKKYPYLCITWSNTYPHLYITRHRRLNQNQDKYYGPYTDVGLLRYTLGLVKRIFPLRQRPKPLYKDRTCLNYDIGRCPGVCQGLISPEDYRKTLSQVAMIFQGQTDELVKELHQKMIQAAEQENYEAAARFRDQIRGLEQLGESQKVSLPNSTVSRDALALAMNDSRACIQLFQVRVGKLVGRLGFIAENQGDDPALILQRVLQEHYQHCDPVEIPSEILTQYELPEQDFLEAWLSQKKGRKVSLVAPQRQSKAELIELVERNAELELTRTQRLADRDAAALERLAEVLDLPEAPRRLEAYDISHIQGSDAVGSQVVFIDGLPAKQYYRRYKIRNPEVRPGRSDDFASHAEVARRRFGKMTPQDQPDLVLIDGGKGQLSAVLAVLADLGLDHLPVIGLAKREEEIFLPGDPTPIRLDPQDPARLLLQRLRDEAHRFAITFHHQQRKVRQQASTLDEIPGLGKHRQKLLLEEFRSIARIQMASVEQLAQVPGIGPKLARQIYLYFHPDSQAESLETVQVG
- the pds gene encoding 15-cis-phytoene desaturase is translated as MRVAIAGGGLAGLACAKYLCDAGHQPILFERRDVLGGLVAAWKDADGDWVETGLHNFFGAYPNTLQLFRELGISDRLQWKQHALIFNQPDKPGTYSRFDLPDIPAPWNAIVAILRNNDMLTWAEKVKFAMGLIPAMIRGQEYVEQMDRYSLLEWLQRQGIDERVNTDIFIAVSKALAFINPDEISATVPLTALNRFLQQKDGSKIAYLDGAPPERLCQPMVDYIVARGGEVHLNRALQEIALNSDGSVQGFRFARQDSQGSVPMDITADAYVSALSVDPLKELLPAEWRGIPYFQQLQELEGVPVISLQLWFDRKLTEIDHSLFSRSPLLSVYADMSNTCRAYADPERSMLELVLAPAAEWIERSDEEILSATLEELKKLFPQHLCGPNPAQIRKWVVVKTPRSVYKAIPGRQQYRPTQVTPIPNFFLAGSYTRQPFLGSMEGAILSGKWAAEAISKGIPATKTPTSSTPPTLTASSV
- a CDS encoding pentapeptide repeat-containing protein, translated to MLHPAQQLLHRYAQGERDFKRLDLSQTGLRGSDLHEINLSGADLSGIRLCEVVLYRAVLVGTTLWEANLRQANLEQANLCRANLRQANLWRAHLSRADLSSARLSGAILGYADLSYSRLEGSHLQGADLQQANLSHADLGEANLRQANLMGADLSYARLTGADLHQADLTGANLQGSLLRGAHLTPETQMAEKWQRVWQILRQDLDARYLVDMDLAGANLHGAYLHSAQMDRANLTATDFSGAILHTTSLQGADLRQARLFQVDLEGSDLRGANLAHADLRGANLRGCHLGGADLSRANLQAADLGQAILRGTTLDAQTQLDSKWRQVWRILNQPRTLWPLPQANLTDAYLRRACLRLANLAGADLRASDLREADLEEANLSQTDLRGTNLRGANLSGAHLQGSLFDEYTIL
- a CDS encoding metal-binding protein, whose protein sequence is MPLGSTHDRITLWTAPTITVAAGLLGNSTTVALAVGSAYLFSGLMFSGDLDTHSRQYQRWLFLRWIWLPYRKWMRHRSLWSHGPILGTAVRVLYLGLWVGGFGLLWAWLGSRLGWWMWQPWVWRSDLWQLLQVHAELLFWIGMGLELGSMNHTLSDWMVSSWKRWRKRRPVRTVSGQLSYRR
- the def gene encoding peptide deformylase — its product is MTLRLRQIGDPILTQVAEPVSHFRDPDLHRLIESMLSTLKDSNGVGLAAPQVGSLLQVLIVASRPNPRYPDAPQMQPLVMINPQLLAASSEQVLGWEGCLSVPDRRGLVARSREVEVEYYTPQGSRQRVVWQDFPARIFQHEYDHLIGRVFLQRHPQQLLSEAEYQAQILGQPVTVA
- the purF gene encoding amidophosphoribosyltransferase; the encoded protein is MTVRAGAELSPKWGGQVQPAELGDSGDIKEGPKEACGVFGTLAPGENVAKLAYFGLFALQHRGQESAGIATFEGEFCRVHKAMGLVSQVFDEVNLAQLTGELVVGHTRYSTTGSSRIANAQPVIVETRLGPLALAHNGNLVNAEQLRQELEAEDRHLVSSTDSECIAHAIAQAVNQGQDWLGATRQALQRCQGAFSLVIGTPEGLIGARDPHGVRPLVLGLLSNNPALDDLLPREIICSDGTLSHPEADPLHYVLASETCALDIIGADYLRQVEPGELVWITRQGLQTQRWAEATPKLCIFEMIYFARPDSWMQEESLYSYRVRLGEQLAKEAPAEVDWVMSVPDSGTPAAIGFSRQLGIPYTEGLIKNRYVGRTFIQPTQSMRERGIRMKLNPLDDVLRGKRVVIVDDSIVRGTTSQKIVKALRQAGATEVHMRISSPPVTHPCFYGIDTDTQDQLIAAHHSVEEIAQKIGVDSLAYLSWEGMLAATGKDPSSFCSACFTGNYPIPIPEGLKRSKLVLELAAAGKDR